A genomic segment from Oryctolagus cuniculus chromosome 14, mOryCun1.1, whole genome shotgun sequence encodes:
- the RETREG1 gene encoding reticulophagy regulator 1 isoform X4 yields MPEGEDFGPGKSWEVVNSKPDERPRFSHCIAESWMNFSIFLQEMSLFKQQSPGKFCLLVCSVCTFFTILGSYIPGVILSYLLLLCAFLCPLFKCNDIGQRIYSKIKSVLLKLDFGIGEYINQKKRERSEADKEKSHKDDSELDFSALCPKISLTVAAKELSVSDTDVSEVSWTDNGTFNLSEGYTPQTDTSDDLDRPSEEVFTRDLSDFPSLENGMGTNDEDELSLGLPADLRRKKEKLDSGHTPGKEKQSAAGLTLPLNNDQTFQLMSNLAGDVITAAVTAAIKGQLEGAAQQARSQAAASPAEDTDTEEGDDFELLDQSELDQIESELGLTEDQEAATQQNKKSSGFLSNLLGGH; encoded by the exons ATGCCTGAAGGTGAGGACTTTGGACCAGGCAAAAG cTGGGAGGTTGTGAATTCTAAACCAGATGAAAGACCTAGATTCAGCCACTGTATTGCAGAATCATGgatgaatttcagcatatttCTCCAGGAAATGTCTCTTTTTAAACAGCAAAGTCCTGGCAAG TTTTGTCTCCTGGTCTGCAGTGTGTGCACATTTTTTACGATCTTGGGAAGTTACATTCCTGGGGTTATACTCAGCTATCTATTGT TGTTGTGTGCATTCTTGTGTCCGCTGTTTAAGTGTAATGATATTGGACAAAGAATATACAGCAAAATCAAGTCAGTTTTGCTGAAGCTAGATTTTGGAATTGGAGAATATATTAACCAGAAGAAACGTGAGAGATCTG aagcagataaagaaaaaagtcacaaaGATGACAGTGAATTAGACTTTTCAGCTCTTTGTCCTAAG ATTAGCCTCACAGTTGCCGCCAAAGAGTTATCCGTGTCTGACACAGATGTTTCCGAGGTGTCCTGGACGGATAATGGGACCTTCAACCTTTCAGAAGGATATACTCCACAGACAGACACTTCAGACG ATCTTGATCGACCTAGTGAGGAGGTATTCACTCGAGATCTTTCAGATTTTCCATCTCTAGAAAATGGCATGGGAACAAATGATGAAGATGAATTAAGCCTTGGTTTGCCCGCTGATCtcaggaggaaaaaggaaaagttgGACAGTGGTCATACTCCAGGCAAAGAGAAGCAATCAGCAGCTGGTCTCACCCTCCCGTTGAACAATGACCAAACCTTTCAGCTGATGAGCAACCTGGCCGGGGATGTCATCACAGCCGCAGTGACCGCTGCTATCAAAGGCCAGCTAGAAGGCGCCGCTCAGCAAGCACGTTctcaggctgcagccagcccagCAGAGGACACAGACACTGAAGAAGGTGATGACTTTGAGTTACTTGACCAGTCAGAGCTGGATCAAATTGAGAGTGAATTGGGACTTACagaagaccaggaggcagcaacaCAGCAAAATAAGAAGTCTTCTGGCTTCCTTTCAAATCTACTTGGAGGCCATTAA
- the RETREG1 gene encoding reticulophagy regulator 1 isoform X3, translating into MILGRVIMQIIKDMVLSRTRGAQLWRSLSESWEVVNSKPDERPRFSHCIAESWMNFSIFLQEMSLFKQQSPGKFCLLVCSVCTFFTILGSYIPGVILSYLLLLCAFLCPLFKCNDIGQRIYSKIKSVLLKLDFGIGEYINQKKRERSEADKEKSHKDDSELDFSALCPKISLTVAAKELSVSDTDVSEVSWTDNGTFNLSEGYTPQTDTSDDLDRPSEEVFTRDLSDFPSLENGMGTNDEDELSLGLPADLRRKKEKLDSGHTPGKEKQSAAGLTLPLNNDQTFQLMSNLAGDVITAAVTAAIKGQLEGAAQQARSQAAASPAEDTDTEEGDDFELLDQSELDQIESELGLTEDQEAATQQNKKSSGFLSNLLGGH; encoded by the exons cTGGGAGGTTGTGAATTCTAAACCAGATGAAAGACCTAGATTCAGCCACTGTATTGCAGAATCATGgatgaatttcagcatatttCTCCAGGAAATGTCTCTTTTTAAACAGCAAAGTCCTGGCAAG TTTTGTCTCCTGGTCTGCAGTGTGTGCACATTTTTTACGATCTTGGGAAGTTACATTCCTGGGGTTATACTCAGCTATCTATTGT TGTTGTGTGCATTCTTGTGTCCGCTGTTTAAGTGTAATGATATTGGACAAAGAATATACAGCAAAATCAAGTCAGTTTTGCTGAAGCTAGATTTTGGAATTGGAGAATATATTAACCAGAAGAAACGTGAGAGATCTG aagcagataaagaaaaaagtcacaaaGATGACAGTGAATTAGACTTTTCAGCTCTTTGTCCTAAG ATTAGCCTCACAGTTGCCGCCAAAGAGTTATCCGTGTCTGACACAGATGTTTCCGAGGTGTCCTGGACGGATAATGGGACCTTCAACCTTTCAGAAGGATATACTCCACAGACAGACACTTCAGACG ATCTTGATCGACCTAGTGAGGAGGTATTCACTCGAGATCTTTCAGATTTTCCATCTCTAGAAAATGGCATGGGAACAAATGATGAAGATGAATTAAGCCTTGGTTTGCCCGCTGATCtcaggaggaaaaaggaaaagttgGACAGTGGTCATACTCCAGGCAAAGAGAAGCAATCAGCAGCTGGTCTCACCCTCCCGTTGAACAATGACCAAACCTTTCAGCTGATGAGCAACCTGGCCGGGGATGTCATCACAGCCGCAGTGACCGCTGCTATCAAAGGCCAGCTAGAAGGCGCCGCTCAGCAAGCACGTTctcaggctgcagccagcccagCAGAGGACACAGACACTGAAGAAGGTGATGACTTTGAGTTACTTGACCAGTCAGAGCTGGATCAAATTGAGAGTGAATTGGGACTTACagaagaccaggaggcagcaacaCAGCAAAATAAGAAGTCTTCTGGCTTCCTTTCAAATCTACTTGGAGGCCATTAA